In Castanea sativa cultivar Marrone di Chiusa Pesio chromosome 6, ASM4071231v1, a single window of DNA contains:
- the LOC142639884 gene encoding uncharacterized protein LOC142639884 gives MASTANTSNTANSAPITTIDESHPFFLHYGENPGAILVAQPLVNDNYDSWAKSMQRALGAKSKIGFINGSLSLTPFMAKNPLLVQAWTKCNNMVVSWILNCISPKILASVVYKNIALEVWTDLKNHHFTQLNALWDEIENYRALLFCTCGSCTCSINEKLTQYQLQDSIMQFLMGLNETYSQARGQILPMDPLPSINRVYSLLIQDESQMSIGHSICAYIESTALATKSSAGTVGFGNTYGNNSGAKGKKNKGKERPMCSNCGVTGHTIEKCYKLCGYPPGYKPKGKNTKANQVAGPDFGANFGVMDSDSIHMQQSFPS, from the exons ATGGCATCCACTGCAAACACTTCAAACACTGCAAATTCTGCTCCAATTACCACAATTGATGAATCACATCCTTTCTTTTTACACTACGGAGAGAATCCAGGTGCAATTCTTGTTGCTCAGCCTCTAGTCAATGATAACTATGATAGTTGGGCTAAATCAATGCAGAGAGCTTTAGGAGCTAAGAGCAAAATAGGGTTTATTAATGGAAGTCTTTCACTTACTCCTTTCATGGCAAAAAATCCATTACTTGTTCAAGCTTGGACCAAGTGCAACAACATGGTTGTATCTTGGATATTGAATTGCATTTCTCCAAAGATTCTTGCAAGTGTTGTTTACAAGAACATTGCTTTAGAGGTCTGGACTGATCTCAAGAATC ACCATTTCACTCAATTGAATGCTCTATgggatgaaattgaaaattacagaGCTTTACTATTTTGTACTTGTGGTTCTTGCACTTGCTCAATCAATGAGAAGTTGACACAGTATCAGTTGCAAGATTCAATAATGCAGTTTCTTATGGGACTCAATGAGACATACAGTCAAGCCAGAGGGCAAATTTTGCCGATGGATCCTCTTCCTTCAATCAATAGGGTGTATTCTTTACTGATTCAAGATGAGAGCCAAATGTCAATTGGTCATTCCATTTGTGCCTACATTGAATCCACTGCTTTGGCAACCAAGTCATCTGCTGGAACTGTTGGTTTTGGAAACACTTATGGAAATAATTCAGGTGCTAAAGGTAAAAAGAACAAAGGAAAGGAGAGGCCAATGTGTAGCAATTGTGGGGTTACAGGTCACACCATAGAGAAATGCTACAAACTCTGTGGCTATCCTCCTGGTTACAAACCCAAAGGCAAGAACACAAAGGCTAATCAAGTTGCAGGACCTGATTTTGGAGCAAACTTTGGTGTTATGGATTCAGATTCTATTCATATGCAACAATCCTTTCCTTCCTAA